A stretch of Candidatus Vicinibacter affinis DNA encodes these proteins:
- a CDS encoding CPBP family intramembrane metalloprotease encodes MNTEITRAILKILPFILIILVIHIRIRQGKINPQDLYLEKPRSLGIFLSWVVGFLLFILGIEFILNQAGLLALTPWNHNVPTTILRILGAVILAPVAEELIFRGLLLQILEKRNLNRHLAIGIQALIFVVLHNFAYQNTLSSNMGIVQSFVDACLYAYAKYHSKSIYTSMAMHSIGNLIATLERFLF; translated from the coding sequence ATGAATACAGAAATTACAAGAGCGATCCTAAAAATATTACCCTTCATTCTTATAATTTTGGTAATCCATATCCGGATTCGCCAGGGCAAAATAAATCCTCAGGATCTTTATTTAGAAAAGCCAAGATCCTTGGGAATTTTTCTTAGCTGGGTCGTTGGATTTCTCCTTTTTATTTTAGGTATTGAATTTATTTTGAATCAGGCCGGATTATTGGCATTAACACCCTGGAATCATAATGTACCCACTACAATTCTTAGAATACTAGGTGCAGTAATTCTTGCACCTGTTGCGGAAGAACTAATCTTTAGAGGGCTATTGTTGCAAATATTAGAGAAGCGGAATTTAAACAGACATTTAGCCATTGGCATTCAGGCATTGATATTTGTTGTCCTGCATAATTTTGCTTACCAAAACACCTTAAGTTCAAATATGGGAATCGTGCAGAGTTTTGTAGATGCTTGTCTGTACGCTTATGCTAAATACCACAGTAAATCCATCTATACCTCCATGGCCATGCATTCCATCGGAAATCTGATTGCCACATTAGAGCGATTTTTATTCTAA